In one window of Streptomyces griseus subsp. griseus DNA:
- a CDS encoding amino acid permease produces the protein MSPGLPSSGTPKRPGPSRPGLRRKSPETLIAESGGDLEGHGLKRTMGLFQLVCFGVGAIVGTGIFVGLSDTVAEAGPAVVISFVLAAITCIFTAFSFAELGSAIPVSGSSYSFAYAALGERTAFLVGWCLMLEYGVSVSAVAVGWSQYVNELLNSLVGWQLPAAVSAGPGDGGVINLPAIVVIAMAATLLVRGVRESAGATATMAVLKIGILLAFCAIAFTAYQDDNLVPFAGHGLGGITAGASLAFFSYIGFDAITTAGEEVKNPRRNIPVAILICIGVVTLLYCAVALSAIGALGADAVSDKPAALSLVVNQVTDSAVGGGIIAFGAVVAIASVVLAVMYGQTRILMSMSRDGLIPRVFERVSPKTHTPVANTWIVACVFAVPAAFASLDVVVNLTTIGTLATMVAVNVAVVVLRRRNPELERTFRVPLYPVSPVLGVVFCLYLMYGTGWTTWLQFAVFLAAGSLLYACYGRKRSRLVSSPATDPAGPVSPEA, from the coding sequence ATGAGCCCCGGCCTGCCGTCCTCCGGCACCCCGAAGCGTCCCGGCCCCTCCCGGCCCGGGCTGCGCCGCAAGAGCCCCGAGACGCTCATCGCCGAGTCCGGTGGTGACCTGGAGGGCCACGGCCTCAAGCGGACGATGGGGCTCTTCCAGCTCGTCTGCTTCGGCGTCGGGGCCATCGTGGGTACCGGCATCTTCGTCGGCCTCTCCGACACCGTCGCCGAGGCCGGGCCCGCCGTCGTCATCTCGTTCGTCCTGGCCGCGATCACCTGCATCTTCACCGCCTTCTCCTTCGCGGAGCTGGGCAGCGCGATCCCGGTCTCGGGCAGCTCGTACTCCTTCGCGTACGCCGCCCTCGGCGAGCGCACGGCGTTCCTCGTCGGCTGGTGCCTGATGCTGGAGTACGGCGTCTCGGTCTCCGCGGTCGCCGTGGGGTGGAGCCAGTACGTCAACGAGCTGCTGAACAGCCTGGTCGGCTGGCAGCTGCCCGCCGCCGTCTCCGCCGGACCGGGCGACGGCGGAGTGATCAACCTCCCGGCGATCGTCGTGATCGCGATGGCCGCCACCCTGCTGGTGCGCGGCGTCCGGGAGAGCGCGGGCGCGACCGCCACCATGGCGGTCCTGAAGATCGGCATCCTGCTGGCGTTCTGCGCGATCGCCTTCACGGCCTACCAGGACGACAACCTCGTGCCGTTCGCGGGCCACGGGCTCGGCGGGATCACGGCCGGCGCCTCGCTGGCGTTCTTCTCCTACATCGGCTTCGACGCCATCACCACCGCCGGCGAGGAGGTCAAGAACCCCCGGCGGAACATCCCCGTCGCCATCCTGATCTGCATCGGCGTCGTCACGCTGCTCTACTGCGCGGTGGCGCTCTCGGCCATCGGCGCGCTCGGTGCGGACGCCGTCTCCGACAAGCCCGCGGCCCTCTCGCTCGTCGTCAACCAGGTCACCGACTCCGCGGTCGGCGGCGGCATCATCGCCTTCGGCGCGGTCGTCGCCATCGCGTCCGTGGTGCTCGCCGTGATGTACGGGCAGACCCGCATCCTGATGTCGATGTCCCGGGACGGGCTGATCCCGCGCGTCTTCGAGCGCGTCTCGCCCAAGACCCACACCCCGGTCGCCAACACCTGGATCGTGGCCTGCGTCTTCGCCGTCCCGGCCGCCTTCGCCTCGCTGGACGTCGTCGTCAACCTGACGACCATCGGCACGCTCGCCACCATGGTCGCGGTCAACGTGGCCGTCGTGGTGCTCCGCCGCCGCAACCCGGAGCTGGAGCGCACCTTCCGGGTGCCGCTGTATCCGGTGAGCCCGGTGCTCGGCGTCGTGTTCTGCCTGTATCTGATGTACGGGACCGGCTGGACGACCTGGCTCCAGTTCGCGGTCTTCCTCGCCGCCGGTTCGCTGCTCTACGCCTGCTACGGGCGCAAGCGGTCCCGGCTGGTCAGCTCTCCGGCGACGGACCCGGCTGGGCCGGTATCGCCGGAAGCGTGA
- a CDS encoding ATP-binding protein yields the protein MPPDVPVPASWRIALPHSTAAVPIARALVRTALADIHAPADSDTAELLTAELVANAVEHTVSSEPIELVVELLPTGCQVEVHDHDPAPPGDLSRPQPGYEVDPWQEHGRGLLLIRTLSSACGHRTTEHGKAVWFTLPAIPAQPGPSPES from the coding sequence GTGCCGCCCGATGTCCCTGTTCCCGCCTCCTGGCGTATCGCCCTGCCGCACTCCACGGCAGCCGTGCCGATCGCCCGCGCTCTCGTCCGTACCGCCCTGGCGGACATCCACGCCCCGGCGGACAGCGACACCGCCGAGCTGCTCACCGCGGAGCTGGTCGCGAACGCGGTGGAGCACACGGTGAGCAGCGAGCCGATCGAGCTGGTCGTGGAGCTGCTGCCCACCGGCTGCCAGGTCGAGGTGCACGACCACGACCCCGCTCCGCCCGGCGACCTCTCCCGGCCGCAGCCCGGCTACGAGGTCGACCCCTGGCAGGAGCACGGCCGCGGCCTGCTGCTGATCCGGACCCTCAGCTCCGCCTGCGGTCACCGCACCACGGAGCACGGCAAGGCGGTCTGGTTCACGCTTCCGGCGATACCGGCCCAGCCGGGTCCGTCGCCGGAGAGCTGA
- a CDS encoding enoyl-CoA hydratase family protein: MSSFPSSAPRVEEWRHLRITWDDGVVTVTLDRPEKLNALTFGGYADLRDLLAELTRERSARALVLAGEGRGFCSGGDVDEIIGATLAMDTAAVLEFNRMTGQVVRALRECPFPVVAAVHGVAAGAGAVLALAADFRVADPSARFAFLFTRVGLSGGDMGAAYLLPRVVGLGHATRLLMLGDPVRALEAERIGLISELAEEGQADARAAELARRLADGPALALAQTKALLTAELDMPLAASVELDANTQALLMHGEDYAEFHAAFTEKRPPKWRGR, from the coding sequence ATGAGCTCGTTTCCCAGCTCCGCCCCGCGCGTGGAGGAGTGGCGCCATCTCCGGATCACCTGGGACGACGGTGTGGTGACCGTCACACTGGACCGCCCCGAAAAACTCAACGCCCTCACCTTCGGTGGTTACGCCGATCTCCGCGACCTGCTCGCCGAGCTGACCCGGGAACGCTCCGCCCGCGCCCTGGTGCTGGCCGGTGAGGGGCGCGGCTTCTGCTCCGGCGGCGACGTGGACGAGATCATCGGTGCCACCCTCGCGATGGACACCGCCGCCGTCCTGGAATTCAACCGGATGACCGGCCAGGTCGTACGGGCCCTGCGCGAGTGCCCCTTCCCGGTGGTCGCCGCCGTCCACGGGGTCGCCGCCGGAGCCGGAGCCGTCCTCGCCCTCGCCGCCGACTTCCGGGTCGCCGATCCCTCCGCCCGCTTCGCCTTCCTCTTCACCCGGGTCGGCCTCTCCGGCGGCGACATGGGCGCGGCCTATCTGCTGCCCCGGGTCGTCGGCCTCGGCCACGCCACCCGGCTGCTGATGCTCGGCGACCCCGTCCGCGCCCTGGAGGCGGAGCGGATCGGGCTGATCAGCGAGCTGGCCGAGGAGGGGCAGGCCGATGCCCGCGCCGCCGAGCTGGCCCGCCGCCTCGCCGACGGCCCCGCGCTCGCCCTCGCCCAGACCAAGGCGCTGCTCACCGCCGAGCTGGACATGCCGCTCGCCGCCTCCGTGGAGCTGGACGCCAACACCCAGGCGCTCCTGATGCACGGCGAGGACTACGCGGAGTTCCATGCCGCCTTCACCGAGAAGCGGCCGCCGAAGTGGCGGGGGCGGTAG
- a CDS encoding bifunctional salicylyl-CoA 5-hydroxylase/oxidoreductase, with product MPEQAAAPPPVRRIAVIGGGPGGLYAAALLKRLRPAREITVYERNAPDDTFGFGVVLSDETLGGIEHADPEVYRALRAEFVRWDTIDIVHRGRTHTSGGHGFAALGRRRLLEILHERCTALGVDLRFRAKAPPAAELAADHDLVIAADGVHSTTREARADAFGPSLTAHRNRYIWLAADFALDAFRFEIAETPYGVMQLHGYPYAPDASTVIVEMREEVWRAAGLDSCDPAESTARCAKFFTEALGGRPLRANRSSWLTFRTVTNSRWSHGNTVLIGDAAHTAHFSIGSGTKLAVEDALALAASIEEQPDLASALTAYEAERRPVVASTQRAAAASLRWFEELATYVDQPPRRFAFNLLTRSRRVTHDNLRLRDASFTAAVEEEFGCPPETPPMFTPLRLRGLELRNRVVVSPMDMYSATDGLPGDFHLVHLGARALGGAGLTMTEMVCVSPEGRITPGCTGLWTGEQATAWRRITDFVHTSAQGAAIGVQLGHSGRKGSTRLMWEGIDQPLETGNWPVSAASPLPYAPGVSQVPQELDATQLGTIRDQFTQAARRAAESGFDLLELHCAHGYLLSGFLSPLTNHRTDAYGGPLENRLRFPLEVFDAVREVWPAERPMTVRISATDWAEGGTDAEDAVEIARAFAAHGADAIDVSTGQVVPEERPEFGRSYQTPYADRIRNTVDVPVIAVGAISSWDDVNSLLLAGRADLCALARPHLYDPHWTLHAAAEQGYTGPAAPWPLPYGAGSRPPPTGRADAPKPRLTLS from the coding sequence GTGCCGGAACAGGCCGCCGCACCCCCACCCGTACGGCGTATCGCGGTCATCGGCGGCGGTCCCGGCGGCCTCTACGCCGCCGCCCTCCTCAAGCGGCTCCGCCCGGCCCGCGAGATCACCGTCTACGAGCGCAACGCCCCCGACGACACCTTCGGCTTCGGTGTCGTCCTCTCCGACGAGACCCTCGGCGGCATCGAACACGCCGACCCGGAGGTCTACCGCGCGCTGAGGGCCGAGTTCGTCCGCTGGGACACCATCGACATCGTCCACCGCGGCCGCACCCACACCTCCGGCGGCCACGGCTTCGCCGCCCTCGGGCGCCGCCGGCTGCTGGAGATCCTGCACGAGCGCTGCACCGCCCTCGGCGTCGACCTCCGCTTCCGGGCGAAGGCCCCGCCCGCCGCCGAGCTGGCCGCAGACCACGACCTGGTCATCGCCGCCGACGGGGTGCACAGCACGACCCGCGAGGCACGCGCGGACGCCTTCGGCCCGTCCCTCACCGCGCACCGCAACCGCTACATCTGGCTCGCCGCCGACTTCGCACTCGACGCCTTCCGCTTCGAGATCGCCGAGACCCCGTACGGCGTCATGCAACTGCACGGCTACCCGTACGCCCCCGATGCCTCCACCGTCATCGTGGAGATGCGCGAGGAGGTGTGGCGCGCCGCCGGACTCGACAGCTGCGACCCGGCCGAATCCACCGCCCGCTGCGCCAAGTTCTTCACCGAGGCCCTGGGCGGCCGCCCCCTGCGCGCCAACCGGTCCAGCTGGCTCACCTTCCGTACGGTCACCAACTCCCGTTGGTCGCACGGGAACACGGTCCTCATCGGGGACGCCGCGCACACCGCGCACTTCTCCATCGGCTCCGGCACCAAGCTCGCGGTCGAGGACGCCCTCGCGCTCGCCGCCTCCATCGAGGAACAGCCCGACCTCGCCTCCGCGTTGACGGCGTACGAGGCCGAGCGCCGCCCGGTCGTCGCCTCCACCCAGCGGGCGGCGGCGGCCAGTCTGCGCTGGTTCGAGGAGCTGGCCACCTACGTCGACCAGCCGCCCCGCCGCTTCGCGTTCAACCTGCTCACCCGCAGCCGCCGGGTCACCCACGACAACCTGCGGCTGCGCGACGCGTCCTTCACCGCCGCCGTCGAGGAGGAGTTCGGCTGCCCGCCGGAGACCCCGCCCATGTTCACCCCGCTCCGGCTGCGCGGTCTCGAACTGCGCAACCGGGTCGTCGTCTCACCGATGGACATGTACTCGGCCACCGACGGGCTCCCCGGCGACTTCCACCTCGTCCACCTCGGCGCCCGCGCGCTCGGCGGGGCCGGGCTCACCATGACCGAGATGGTCTGCGTCAGCCCCGAGGGCCGCATCACCCCCGGCTGCACGGGCCTGTGGACCGGTGAACAGGCCACCGCCTGGCGCCGGATCACCGACTTCGTCCACACCTCGGCCCAAGGCGCGGCCATCGGCGTCCAGCTCGGCCACTCCGGCCGCAAGGGGTCCACCCGCCTGATGTGGGAGGGCATCGACCAGCCTCTGGAGACCGGCAACTGGCCCGTGTCGGCCGCCTCCCCGCTCCCGTACGCACCAGGCGTCAGCCAGGTCCCGCAGGAGCTGGACGCGACCCAACTGGGCACCATCCGTGATCAGTTCACGCAGGCAGCCCGCCGTGCCGCGGAATCCGGCTTCGATCTCCTCGAACTCCACTGTGCCCACGGCTACTTGCTCTCCGGCTTCCTCTCCCCGCTCACCAACCACCGCACCGACGCCTACGGCGGCCCGCTGGAGAACCGGCTCCGCTTCCCCCTCGAGGTCTTCGACGCCGTCCGCGAAGTCTGGCCCGCAGAACGCCCGATGACCGTCCGGATCTCCGCCACCGACTGGGCCGAGGGCGGCACCGACGCCGAGGACGCCGTCGAGATCGCCCGCGCCTTCGCCGCCCACGGGGCCGACGCCATCGACGTCTCCACCGGCCAGGTGGTCCCCGAGGAGCGCCCGGAGTTCGGCCGCTCCTACCAGACCCCGTACGCGGACCGGATCCGCAACACCGTGGACGTCCCCGTCATCGCGGTCGGCGCCATCTCCTCCTGGGACGACGTGAACTCCCTGCTCCTGGCCGGCCGCGCCGACCTCTGCGCCCTGGCCCGCCCGCACCTGTACGACCCGCACTGGACGCTCCACGCGGCAGCCGAACAGGGCTACACCGGTCCGGCCGCCCCCTGGCCCCTCCCGTACGGCGCGGGCAGCCGTCCCCCACCCACGGGCCGCGCGGACGCACCGAAGCCGCGGCTCACCCTGAGCTGA
- a CDS encoding PaaX family transcriptional regulator C-terminal domain-containing protein, producing MAELRTPRSLIITLYGAYGRPADGSPFAVAELIRLLHAVGVDAPSVRSCVSRLKRRGLLVAARAADGSAGYALSPDARQLLDDGDARIYRRPSHRLEDGWVLAVFSVPEAERAKRHLLRSRLARLGFGTAAPGVWIAPAGLYEETRHTLERLELAPYVDLFRGDHLGFAATRESVARWWDLDAVARLHRDFLELHEPVLREWEATPQTEQGPRPQEAYRDYLLALDSWRQLPYADPGLPEELLPRSWPGARSAEVFDRLHERLRDAGERFVRG from the coding sequence GTGGCCGAGCTGCGCACCCCCCGTTCCCTGATCATCACGCTCTACGGCGCCTACGGCCGTCCGGCGGACGGCTCTCCCTTCGCCGTGGCCGAGCTGATCCGCCTGCTGCACGCCGTGGGCGTCGACGCCCCTTCCGTACGCTCCTGCGTCTCCCGCCTGAAGCGGCGCGGCCTGCTGGTCGCCGCGCGGGCGGCGGACGGCTCGGCCGGTTACGCCCTGTCGCCGGACGCCCGCCAGCTCCTCGACGACGGCGACGCGCGCATCTACCGCCGCCCCTCGCACCGGCTGGAGGACGGCTGGGTCCTCGCGGTCTTCTCCGTCCCCGAGGCCGAACGCGCCAAGCGCCACCTGCTGCGCTCGCGCCTGGCCCGCCTCGGCTTCGGCACGGCGGCCCCCGGGGTCTGGATCGCCCCCGCCGGGCTCTACGAGGAGACCCGGCACACCCTGGAGCGGCTCGAACTCGCCCCGTACGTCGACCTGTTCCGCGGCGACCACCTGGGCTTCGCCGCGACCCGCGAGTCGGTGGCCCGCTGGTGGGACCTGGACGCGGTGGCCCGCCTCCACCGCGACTTCCTGGAACTCCACGAGCCGGTCCTCCGCGAGTGGGAGGCCACACCGCAGACCGAGCAGGGCCCCCGCCCCCAGGAGGCCTACCGGGACTACCTCCTGGCCCTGGACTCCTGGCGCCAACTCCCCTACGCGGACCCGGGGCTGCCGGAGGAACTGCTCCCCCGGAGCTGGCCGGGCGCCCGCTCGGCCGAGGTCTTCGACAGGCTGCACGAGCGGTTGCGGGACGCCGGGGAGCGGTTCGTGCGGGGGTGA